A window of the Cryptosporidium parvum Iowa II chromosome 7, whole genome shotgun sequence genome harbors these coding sequences:
- a CDS encoding ubiquitin-conjugating enzyme E2, whose protein sequence is ETIINTYFFSRENDLMYWDGEIVGPDETPYEGFVFKIEIIVSPQYPILPPSVKFVTPIFHPNVNFFTGEVCIDVIKDNWTPAWTLHAVCRAIISILCDPNPNSPLNCDAGNILRCGDKKGFNNMARMYSLEYASKYK, encoded by the exons gaaacaattattaatacatatttcttttcaagAGAAAATGACTTAATGTATTGGGACGGAGAAATAGTAGGGCCAGATGAAACGCCATATGAAGGATTCGTATTTAAAATCGAAATTATTGTGTCGCCACAATATCCTATATTACCCCCATCTGTAAAATTTGTGACACCGATTTTTCATCCAAATGTAAACTTTTTTACTG GTGAAGTTTGCATTGATGTAATCAAGGATAACTGGACGCCAGCATGGACGTTGCATGCTGTTTGTAGAGCAATAATATCTATCTTATGCGATCCAAATCCCAATAGTCCGTTAAATTGCGATGCAGGAAACATTTTAAGATGCGGAGATAAAAAAggatttaataatatggCAAGGATGTACTCTTTAGAGTATGCAAGCAAATATAAGTAA
- a CDS encoding ubiquitin conjugating enzyme, with translation MSFSRKRIAQERAEWRKDHPVGFSAKYAPSEDGEGQDMMKWICKIPGKSGTLWENGEYTLNVTFPEDYPAKPPKCIFQPPLFHPNIYPSGTVCLSILNEDEDWKPSITMKQILLGIQDLLDNPNIKSPAQAESYQLYSNNRAEYNRRIKQQALQNRPSD, from the exons ATGAGTTTTTCGAGGAAGAGAATTGCTCAAGAAAGAGCAGAATGGCGAAAGGACCATCCAGTTGGATTCTCTGCAAAATATGCTCCATCTGAGGATGGAGAAGGCCAAGATATGATGAAATGGATATGCAAGATTCCGGGTAAAAGTGGG ACTCTCTGGGAAAATGGTGAATATACGCTAAATGTAACATTCCCTGAAGATTACCCTGCAAAACCTCCTAAGTGTATTTTTCAACCACCACTGTTTCACCCTAACATATATCCTTCAGGTACGGTTTGCCTTTCTATTCtaaatgaagatgaagattgGAAACCCTCAATTACCATGAAACAGATTTTGCTAGGTATCCAAGATCTTTTAGATAAcccaaatattaaatcccCAGCTCAAGCTGAGTCGTATCAGCTTTACTCAAATAATAGAGCAGAATATAATAGAAGAATTAAACAGCAAGCTTTGCAAAATAGGCCTTCTGATTAA
- a CDS encoding regena domain protein (CCR-Not complex protein subunit 3): protein MADSELNLICSIFSKCESDLKAIVSIVNILSKNKYEVNKFETEIREIKEKLHIVEKKIVESRIVSSNQTDFVSEKYILEKCHESLQSLKGSIVNFKEIKMNNDHSQGDKKLQINDFESKSVGDLLNDEFSELRIDNEVKLSQINADNYIKDSFSPEKLNENDIYTRERIVKPGNNTEIPIENTDEYKHSIGFRMDVSKHLNTDILDNSFNNKLEIQDSIGRHIQYTPRMVWHNPRSDFPSRPLEKLANTSFFDKLALDTLFFIFYFQQGTFQQFLSIQELKRKKWQFHKKCFAWFYKRSDSKITTEDAEVADYIYFDFEKDWCQKIKNDFAFEYIHLDDTPIVINKNNESNACYNSKACADKDQISFNSDISENIFNADGAINDHCTINNPSNK from the coding sequence ATGGCAGATAGCGAATTAAATCTGATATGctcaattttttcaaaatgtGAAAGCGATTTAAAAGCTATAGTGTctattgtaaatattttatcaaaaaataaatatgaagTTAATAAGTTCGAAACAGAAATCagagaaattaaagaaaagttgCATATTGTAGAGAAGAAAATAGTAGAAAGTAGAATTGTGTCATCTAATCAAACGGATTTCGTTTCTGAGAAGTATATTTTGGAAAAGTGTCATGAGTCACTACAGTCTCTAAAGGGATCTATTGTTaactttaaagaaataaaaatgaataatgaTCATTCACAAGGGGACAAAAAATTGCAAATAAATGATTTCGAATCAAAGTCTGTAGGCGATCTTTTAAATGACGAATTTTCTGAACTAAGAATTGATAATGAAGTTAAACTTAGCCAAATTAATGCCgataattatattaaggATAGTTTCAGTCCAGAAAAACTTAATGAAAACGATATTTACACTAGGGAGAGAATTGTTAAACCTGGAAATAATACAGAGATACCGATTGAAAATACGGATGAATATAAGCATTCGATAGGATTTCGTATGGATGTATCTAAACATTTAAATACAGATATTCTagataattcatttaataacAAACTAGAGATACAGGATTCAATTGGCAGGCATATTCAATATACTCCAAGAATGGTTTGGCATAATCCAAGATCTGATTTTCCTTCTAGACCACTTGAAAAGTTGGCTAACACTTCGTTTTTTGATAAGTTGGCTTTGGAcactttattttttattttttattttcaacaaGGGACATTTCAACAGTTCTTATCAATTCAAGAgcttaaaagaaaaaaatggcAATTTCATAAAAAATGTTTTGCTTGGTTTTATAAAAGATctgattcaaaaattactACAGAAGATGCCGAAGTTGCAGactatatatattttgattttgagaAAGATTGGTGccaaaagataaaaaatgACTTTgcatttgaatatattcacCTGGATGATACACCTATTgttattaacaaaaataatgagTCTAATGCTTGCTACAACAGCAAGGCTTGTGCTGACAAAGATCAAATAAGTTTTAATTCAgatatttctgaaaatattttcaatgcTGATGGCGCAATTAATGATCATTGCACAATTAATAACCcttcaaataaatag
- a CDS encoding ortholog of kin17 (RNA metabolism proteins): a family of highly conserved zinc binding C-rich proteins with KOW domains has translation MPKAEVGTVKWLSKQIKSKGLQKLRWYCQLCEKQCRDENGFKCHRMSDAHLRQMEVFEQNSKKILNDYSKQFELAFMRLMKTRYSKSKVLANTVYNDLIHDRNHIHMNSTIWTTLTEFIHYLSNTNKCEIEYSDKGWYIQYIGHEGEKKNKDLDSKNKFRLTEDNRRERRIGMVVKSNSSSNQRASFIQRCPTVFLRNTTNLEDDDGKISIQINNNRNNISEHNSVQNLFNFQEQDFTCNGNFEFQNCCQEKYKVRSSSLSREGY, from the coding sequence ATGCCAAAAGCTGAAGTCGGAACAGTTAAGTGGTTATCTAAGCAAATAAAGTCCAAAGGATTGCAGAAATTGAGATGGTATTGCCAGCTATGTGAAAAACAATGTAGAGATGAAAACGGCTTTAAATGCCACAGGATGTCTGACGCACATTTGAGACAGATGGAAGTTTTTGAGcaaaattctaaaaaaatattgaatgaCTATAGTAAACAATTTGAGCTTGCTTTTATGAGATTAATGAAAACAAGATATTCAAAGTCAAAGGTACTTGCAAATACAGTCTATAATGACTTAATTCATGATAGAAACCATATACACATGAACTCGACAATTTGGACAACTCTCACAGAATTTATTCACTACTTGAGCAATACTAACAAATGCGAAATCGAATATTCTGATAAAGGATGGTATATCCAGTATATTGGTCATGAAGGcgaaaaaaagaataaggACTtggattcaaaaaataaattcagaCTTACAGAAGACAACAGAAGAGAACGACGAATTGGAATGGTAGTCAAATCAAACTCTTCATCTAACCAAAGAGCGTCTTTCATTCAAAGATGTCCAACTGTGTTTTTAAGAAATACAACTAATTTAGAAGATGATGACGGAAAGAtttcaattcaaataaataataatagaaataatatttctgaaCACAATTCTgttcaaaatttgtttaattttcAAGAGCAAGACTTTACTTGCAATGGAAACTTTGAATTCCAAAATTGTTGCCAggaaaaatataaagttaGAAGTAGTAGCCTGTCTAGAGAGGGATATTAG